The Brachyspira hyodysenteriae ATCC 27164 sequence ATAAGTAATGATACAGGCACATCAACAGCAAAACCAAATACAGTATCTCCTCCAGCTCTTGAAACCGCAAACTGAGCATTAATATACGTCCATACAGGCATGTAACATGCTATAAGTATTACTAAATTTCTTGTTATTGCCTGGGCGTCTATAGTAAGTTTTGAAAATATAAAAGGTATTAATAGAGTAGATGACATTTGTACTAGCCCAACTACTAAACCTGCTATAACAGAACCGTTTAATATCCATCTTGCCTTATTTCTAGCATCTTCCAATTCACCTCGTCCAAGAGTACCTCCTACAACTACCATAGTAGATACAAATATTCCCTGAAAAACTAAATAGAATATATTAGCTATAGTGAATCCTGAAGCCATTCCTGCCACAGTTTCAGCTCCGCCTCTGCTATTATATAAAGCTGTCATAAACATTTCGCTTAATCCCCAGCTTATTTCACTCAAAAATATTAAACTTGATTTTTTAAGCATTGAATAAAATACATTTAATTTTACTTTAAGTATTTCTCTAGTTCTTACATAAAATTTTTCTTTATGAAGTTTTATATACACTATAAATAAAATCATTTCTATTATTCTAGCTATTAATGTGGCAATGGCAGCACCTTTTTCTTCAAGTCTAGGGGCTCCGAAATTTCCATATATAAGTATATAATTTCCAAGAGTATTACAGAATGTAGCTATAACAGATATTATAAGAGGAATATGAGGTTTTCCTATCTCTCTGTATGATGTTCCTATAGCACCGGATATTGATATAGGTATAAAAGTAAATGCTATTATACTCATATATTTTGTACTTGATAATAGTATTTCTTCTTGAGATGCATTTCCTCTAGTCATTAATCTCATAAATATTTCAGGATTAACAAGCATTAATATCATATAGGAAATAGAAATTACAAGCGGAAGTATCACTTTAAATCTAAATGCCTGCTGCATGCCTTCTTTATTATCAGCCCCATTATTTTGAGCCATATATATCCCGCCTGCACCATAACATGTATTAAGTATTACCAAATATATAAAGTTTAATTGATTAGATACATTTACAGCAGCCATTTTTATATCTCCTAATTCTGCTACCATAAAGTTATCAATTAAAGATACCATACCCATTATAAGCTGCTGAAGCATTACAGGCACTGCAATTGATATGCATAATTTATAAAAATCAAAATTTCCGAAAAGAGTTTTTTTACCGTTGTTAAATTTCATTGAATTGGTATTCATAGTATAATCTCTTTTAATAAAAGTTGTTATAAAATAAAATTAAAGTATAAATTCGGTCTAATTAATAAAACGAGATGTAATATATAGCTATTTTTATATTTGTCAATATGATTTATATAATTTTTTAATCTTTTTATCAAAATAATTATATGAAATATATTTTACATTATTATTGATTTTTTGCTAATAAATCCTGCATTTCATTATAAAGTCTTATTAAATCATTTGCGGCATCTTTTTTTACTTTCAAATTTTTGAATCCATCAGCAGTTTCTACTCTTATATCAGTTAAAACTTTCATTTCTTTTATAGTGTTTTCAGCATTGATACTGTAGCTTCTATCAACATAGGAAGTATCCATAAAATATATAGAAGTACCATATATTATTTCACTTTCTGTTTTAGGCATAAGAGATGTATAATGAAGAATTAAATATGTTCCATCTTCAAATTTCAATACTATTTTATTTGTGTCTGTTATATTAAATGAGCTGTCTGCTATGTACTGCACTTCTAATATTATATTATTATAACCGCTTACACTTTTTAATCTGAATTTGATAGTTTCTGACCAATAGCTCATGGAAATATAATCTGTTTGATAGAATCTTTCTCCGTAAAAAGAATCTTCTATTAAATGCACTTTGGCGGCACATGATGATAATGTTATAATAAGTGTAAATAACAATAATATTTTTTTCAATATTATCTCCATAAGATAAACATTTTGTTCATATATTATATAACCTATTTATTTTTTGTAAATAAAAGATGAATGTTTATTAATTAGATAATTTATATAATATAGTTGTAAATTATAATTGCTATTTTATATGTTTTATTATATACTTTTACATCAATATTTATTATTGGAAGGGGTTAAATTAATGGAGAATCCTATAAAAAATATTACAGAAACTATAATAGGCGAATGCCGTAATTTTAAACATACTTTAAAAGAAATATTATACGCTATAGTAATAGTGCTTCTTATAAATACATTTTTAATACAGAATTATCAAATTCCTACAGGTTCTATGATACCTGTAATTATGCCTGGAGATAGGCTTTTTGCTAATAGATTTGTATATGGAGTAAAACTTCCATTTACAGACGGACTTTTAGGCTATAGACTTCCAAAGATTAAATCTCCTCAAAGGGGTGATTTAGTTGTATTCAGAGCTCCCCCTTCAGCTTCTTGGCAATGCGAATCTGCTATGCCTTATTATGAGCCTTCACCTTTAGTGCAGATGCTCAAACTTCCTGTTATGATATTTTCTCTTACTCCTTTTACTTGGGATCCTAGATTTTTACTTGCTGATTATATAGGAGAGAAACTTACTGGAGGAACTCATATGGCTCCAGTTCCTTTATTTTTAGGGCTTAAAACTGTGGATTTAGATCCTAGAAAAGAATTTGTAAAACGTGTTATAGCTACTGCCGGAGAAACTGTTGAAATTAGAAATAAAAAAATAATTATAAATGGTAATGAAATAGAAGATAAATGGGGTTATTTCTTTTATGGAAATGATAGGGAGTTTGTTCCTCGTATAGATATATATGGACCTATTTATGTTCCTAAAAAGGGTGATGTTATAATATTTAAAAAGTTAGTTGACAGAGATGACTATTATAATGATTTTAGTTCTTTTGAAGTGTATATTAATGATAAAGTGGTAAGCGATGATATTAAATTATCGTATTGGATGAATATATATGTTCCTAATGCTAAAGACAGACCTGATGAATATATATACAATGTTCCTGAGGATTATTTCTTTGTTATGGGAGATAATAGAGATCAAAGCTGCGATAGTAGAATGTGGGGATTGGTTCCTTACAGACATATAAAAGGTCAGCCTATGATTGCTTGGATACAATCAAAAAGACCTGATGATGTAGAACAGGGCTTCTTCAAATATTTTATAATTAAATAAAAGTAAAGATAAAAATATGTATGATCAAATTTCTAAAGATACTTTAAAAGACTTATTCAAAATTTGGAAGGCTAAAAATATAGAGGATTTAGAAATTAAATCTTCAAATGTTTCAATAGTTTCTTTTAAATTTTATGCTTTATCTAAAGAAGCCAAAGACATAGTTCTTTATGTACTTAAAAATGAAAGTAAAGAATTAAATTCTATAGATATAGCATATTCACTTAAGTATAGTCAAAAGCAAGTACCGGCTTTTTTTGATTATATAAATGAAATAAAAAAATCAGGACTTTTATATTTAAAAATAAAAAGAAGAAGATTAAATTCTCATGATGATACTTTGTATTTTCTGCCTAATGTAAAATCAATAATAGAAAGTATAATCTTAAAAGATGATATTAAAATTCCTTATTATGTAGATGCTTCATATACTGCTAATGCTTATAAAAAATATCTTCATAAAATTATTCATATATATGAAAATGGAAATATTGTAGAATATAATAAAGCAAAAATAGATGATGATGAATTATTCACTTTGTGCAAATCCAATATTCTTTCTGTTTATTTTCACCAAAATGATCTTAGAGTTTATGTAGCTGTAAATAATAAAAATGTTATAGAGAATTTAGAGAAAAGTTTGAAAGATAATATTGAAAGTTCTGTCTTTATATACAATCATTTTAATATATTAAATGATATTGATACTTTTATATATGAATGCGATGTTCAGAGATTATCTACTGATGATATTAATATAAATTTTTTAACTAATAATTTAGATTCTTCTACAATATTGAATATATGCTTAAAATTAGATTTAATTAAATTGGATAATAAAAATTCTATATTATTAGAATATGATAATATAAAAAAATATCTTTCATCTTCTATAGAAGAGAGAATTGAATCTATAACAAAAATTGTTTATAAAAATTATTCTGATTATTATAAGCATATTTTTTCAATTATAGAAAAAGAAAGCATATCAAAATCTGTACTATTTATGAAATTGAAAGAAAAATATAATCTTTCTATAACAGCTGAAACATATAATAATATTATTTATTCTATGTTTATTCTTGGTATTGCTGAAGTATCTTTTTATGAGAATGCTATACTTGCAATTAAAAATATAAATACTTATACAGAAGAAAATAATTTCAGAAGATCATTCATTAATGGAAATTTTGAACTTACATTGATAAATCATTATTTGTTTTCTAATAATTTTATTTATATGTGCAATTTATATTTTGAACTTGATAAGCAGGAAACAGTATATACTTATACTATGACTGAAGAAAGCGTATTAAAAGGAAAAACTATTATAAGCGATGAAGAGTCAGAATATTCTTTTAATAAATTTTTGGTAGTATTAAAAAATATATTATTAGATAATAATGTAGAGATTCCAAAACATATAGAAACTAGTATAAAGCGATGGTATGAAAGAGGAATTATTTCTTATGTATATGATAATGTTACTCTTGTTATAATAAAAGATGCAAATAAATTAGAAGAAATAATTTATGAGGCTAAAAGAAAAGGCATTATTATAACAAAGATTAATGATGAATACGCTATAGTAAAATCTAGTTCTTCAACTAAAAAAAGTCTTACCAAATTTTTAAGACAAAGAAAGATAATAGTAACATTCTAATTTTTTAAAAAAGTGATAAAAAGTTATGATAGATTATTTAAATAAAGAAACCTATAATTTTTATTTACCTGAAAATTTAATAGCTACAACTCCAAATTATGAGAGAGATCATTGTAAGTTAATGATATTAAATAAATCTACAGGAGAAATTGAGCATAAAATTTTTTCTGATATAATTAATTATCTTAATAAAGATGATATTTTGGTATTAAATGACAGTAAGGTAATACCAGCTAGAATATATGCAAAGAAGAATACCGGCGGTAATGTTGAAATATTGCTTCTTAATAAATTCAATGATGATGACAGTACTTGGGAATGTTTAATAAAAGGGAAGAATATAAAAGAAAAAGATATATTGTATTTAGATTATAGCAATTTAGAGAATGTTGGAAATATTGAGGCAGTATTGGAGAAAGATAATATATCAACTAAATTAATAAAATTTTCTAAACCATTAACAAGTGAAATTTTAGATGCTATAGGTAAAGTTCCGCTTCCTCCGTATATTATTCAAAGCAGAAAAAAGAAAGGCGAAGAAGAGTACAATGATAAAGACAAAGAATTTTATCAGAATGTATATGCCAAAAATGAGGGAAGTATTGCATCTCCTACATCTGGACTTCATTTTACTAAAGAGCTTTTAGAGAAAATAAAGTCTATGGGAATTACTGTCTGCTATGTTACATTGCATGTAGGTTTTTCTACTTTTAATCCTTTAAAAGAAGATGATTTACGCAATCATGTTATGCATGAAGAAAAATTTATAATACCTAAAGAAAGTTATGATATTATTATAAATGCCAAAAAAGAGGGTAGGAGAGTTGTATCATGCGGAACTACTGTTGCAAGAGTTTTAGAAAGCGAATACGATAATTATGATTTTAAAAGAATGGAAGGTTCTACTGATATATTTATTTATCCGCCTTATAAGTTTAAATGCGTTGATGCTTTGATTACTAATTTTCACACTCCGCATT is a genomic window containing:
- a CDS encoding MATE family efflux transporter, whose amino-acid sequence is MNTNSMKFNNGKKTLFGNFDFYKLCISIAVPVMLQQLIMGMVSLIDNFMVAELGDIKMAAVNVSNQLNFIYLVILNTCYGAGGIYMAQNNGADNKEGMQQAFRFKVILPLVISISYMILMLVNPEIFMRLMTRGNASQEEILLSSTKYMSIIAFTFIPISISGAIGTSYREIGKPHIPLIISVIATFCNTLGNYILIYGNFGAPRLEEKGAAIATLIARIIEMILFIVYIKLHKEKFYVRTREILKVKLNVFYSMLKKSSLIFLSEISWGLSEMFMTALYNSRGGAETVAGMASGFTIANIFYLVFQGIFVSTMVVVGGTLGRGELEDARNKARWILNGSVIAGLVVGLVQMSSTLLIPFIFSKLTIDAQAITRNLVILIACYMPVWTYINAQFAVSRAGGDTVFGFAVDVPVSLLMFAPLALILAKFTAVGPVAMFGIAKLTDFAKITVGVIMLKKERWVRKLTE
- the lepB gene encoding signal peptidase I, which encodes MENPIKNITETIIGECRNFKHTLKEILYAIVIVLLINTFLIQNYQIPTGSMIPVIMPGDRLFANRFVYGVKLPFTDGLLGYRLPKIKSPQRGDLVVFRAPPSASWQCESAMPYYEPSPLVQMLKLPVMIFSLTPFTWDPRFLLADYIGEKLTGGTHMAPVPLFLGLKTVDLDPRKEFVKRVIATAGETVEIRNKKIIINGNEIEDKWGYFFYGNDREFVPRIDIYGPIYVPKKGDVIIFKKLVDRDDYYNDFSSFEVYINDKVVSDDIKLSYWMNIYVPNAKDRPDEYIYNVPEDYFFVMGDNRDQSCDSRMWGLVPYRHIKGQPMIAWIQSKRPDDVEQGFFKYFIIK
- the queA gene encoding tRNA preQ1(34) S-adenosylmethionine ribosyltransferase-isomerase QueA, producing MIDYLNKETYNFYLPENLIATTPNYERDHCKLMILNKSTGEIEHKIFSDIINYLNKDDILVLNDSKVIPARIYAKKNTGGNVEILLLNKFNDDDSTWECLIKGKNIKEKDILYLDYSNLENVGNIEAVLEKDNISTKLIKFSKPLTSEILDAIGKVPLPPYIIQSRKKKGEEEYNDKDKEFYQNVYAKNEGSIASPTSGLHFTKELLEKIKSMGITVCYVTLHVGFSTFNPLKEDDLRNHVMHEEKFIIPKESYDIIINAKKEGRRVVSCGTTVARVLESEYDNYDFKRMEGSTDIFIYPPYKFKCVDALITNFHTPHSTLLAMVSAFAGYDNIMNSYKLAIENNYRFFSYGDAMFMY